Proteins co-encoded in one Paraburkholderia terrae genomic window:
- a CDS encoding FAD-linked oxidase C-terminal domain-containing protein, with translation MNAPGELSPELSPEMLAQRQREVVQALMAVLPTHCLLYREEDTVAYECDGLAAYRRLPLAVALPETESQVQRIVQICHRLNVPIVPRGAGTSLSGGAMPIRHGVVVSLARFRKIIEVDPYARTATVQPGVRNLSISEAAAPYGLYYAPDPSSQIACTIGGNVAENSGGVHCLKYGLTVHNVMRVRAVTMEGEIVEFGSLSPDAPGLDLLAVVIGSEGMFAIVTEVTVKLIPKPQAAQVIMASFDDVVKGGDAVAGIIAAGIIPAGLEMMDKPATRAVEEFVQAGYDLDAAAILLCESDGTPEEVSEEIVRMTAVLREQGATRIQISRTEAERLRFWSGRKNAFPAAGRISPDYYCMDGTVPRRSIGPLLARIEEMEKKYNLRCINVFHAGDGNMHPLILFNGNDLDEWHRAEAFGCDILETCVELGGTVTGEHGVGIEKINSMCVQFSPEERDAFHAVKRAFDPACLLNPDKGIPTRARCAEYGKMHVRGGLLPHPDIPRF, from the coding sequence ATGAACGCACCCGGCGAGCTGTCCCCCGAGCTTTCGCCCGAGATGCTTGCGCAACGTCAGCGCGAAGTCGTGCAGGCGTTAATGGCCGTGCTGCCAACGCATTGCCTTTTGTATCGCGAAGAAGACACTGTCGCGTACGAGTGCGACGGTCTTGCCGCATATCGGCGCTTGCCGCTGGCCGTCGCGTTGCCCGAGACGGAATCTCAGGTGCAGCGCATCGTGCAGATCTGCCACCGGTTGAACGTGCCGATCGTGCCGCGCGGCGCGGGCACGAGCCTGTCGGGCGGCGCGATGCCGATCCGGCATGGCGTCGTCGTGTCGCTCGCGCGCTTTCGCAAGATCATCGAAGTGGACCCGTATGCGCGCACGGCGACCGTGCAGCCGGGCGTGCGCAACCTGTCGATCTCGGAAGCGGCCGCGCCTTACGGTCTCTACTATGCGCCCGACCCTTCGTCGCAGATCGCCTGCACGATCGGCGGCAACGTCGCGGAAAATTCCGGCGGCGTGCATTGCCTGAAGTACGGACTGACCGTGCATAACGTGATGCGCGTGCGCGCGGTCACGATGGAAGGCGAAATCGTCGAGTTCGGCTCGCTCAGCCCGGACGCGCCGGGCCTCGACCTGCTGGCTGTCGTGATCGGCAGTGAAGGCATGTTCGCGATCGTCACGGAAGTCACAGTCAAGCTGATTCCCAAGCCGCAGGCCGCGCAGGTCATCATGGCGAGTTTCGACGACGTCGTGAAAGGCGGCGACGCCGTCGCGGGCATCATCGCCGCAGGCATCATCCCCGCCGGCCTGGAAATGATGGATAAGCCAGCCACGCGCGCCGTCGAGGAATTCGTGCAAGCGGGCTACGACCTCGACGCAGCGGCCATCCTGCTGTGCGAGTCGGACGGCACGCCCGAGGAAGTGAGCGAAGAAATCGTCCGGATGACGGCCGTCTTGCGCGAGCAAGGCGCCACGCGCATCCAGATTTCGCGCACGGAGGCCGAGCGGCTGCGTTTCTGGTCGGGCCGCAAAAATGCGTTCCCGGCCGCCGGCCGTATTTCGCCCGACTACTACTGCATGGACGGCACCGTGCCGCGCCGCAGCATCGGGCCGCTGCTCGCGCGCATCGAAGAGATGGAGAAGAAGTACAACCTGCGCTGCATCAACGTGTTCCATGCGGGCGACGGCAACATGCATCCGCTGATCCTGTTCAACGGCAACGATCTCGACGAGTGGCACCGCGCCGAGGCATTCGGTTGCGACATTCTCGAAACCTGCGTCGAACTGGGCGGAACGGTGACGGGCGAACATGGCGTGGGCATCGAGAAAATCAATTCGATGTGCGTGCAGTTTTCGCCGGAAGAACGCGATGCGTTTCACGCGGTCAAGCGCGCCTTTGATCCCGCCTGCCTGCTCAATCCCGACAAGGGCATCCCGACGCGTGCCCGCTGCGCCGAGTACGGCAAGATGCATGTGCGCGGAGGGCTGCTGCCTCATCCCGATATACCTCGTTTTTGA
- the glcE gene encoding glycolate oxidase subunit GlcE produces the protein MKEDDIVAAWSERVRAATAAQQPIRIRGGGTKDWYGQSLQGEVLDTRAHRGVIAYDPAELVITARAGTPLLEIEAALAEHDQMLAFEPPHFGPQATLGGCIAAGIAGPRRHSAGAARDFVLGAIVMNGQGQVLTFGGQVVKNVAGYDVSRLMAGSLGTLGLILQLSVKVLPRPKAEATLKFDMNGTDAVRKLNEWGGRPLPITGSAWRHGTLAVRLGGAEAAVKSARTSLGGEVVDAVEAERFWAGLREQTDPFFAAIAPKSALWRLALPTITEPLQLPGAQLMEWGGAQRWWITDADAQTVRISAKQAGGHATIFRTGLGYDRGAGVFTPLPAPLMKIHRGLKAAFDPARIFNRGRLYSDF, from the coding sequence ATGAAAGAGGACGACATCGTCGCCGCGTGGTCGGAACGGGTTCGCGCTGCCACGGCCGCGCAGCAGCCGATCCGCATCCGTGGCGGTGGCACGAAGGACTGGTACGGCCAGTCATTGCAGGGTGAGGTCCTCGACACGCGCGCGCATCGCGGCGTCATCGCCTACGATCCGGCCGAACTGGTCATCACGGCGCGCGCCGGCACGCCGCTCCTCGAAATCGAAGCGGCGCTTGCTGAACACGACCAGATGCTCGCTTTCGAGCCGCCCCACTTCGGCCCGCAAGCCACGCTTGGCGGCTGCATTGCGGCTGGCATTGCTGGACCGCGCCGTCATTCGGCGGGCGCGGCACGCGACTTCGTGCTCGGCGCCATCGTCATGAACGGCCAGGGCCAGGTGCTGACGTTCGGCGGCCAGGTCGTGAAGAATGTTGCGGGTTACGACGTATCCCGGCTGATGGCGGGTTCTCTAGGAACGCTCGGGCTGATTCTCCAGTTGTCCGTCAAGGTGTTGCCGCGCCCGAAGGCCGAAGCGACGCTCAAGTTCGACATGAATGGCACCGACGCCGTCCGCAAGCTCAACGAATGGGGCGGCCGCCCGCTTCCCATTACGGGCAGCGCGTGGCGACACGGCACGCTCGCCGTGCGGCTTGGCGGCGCCGAGGCGGCCGTCAAGTCAGCGCGCACGTCGCTGGGCGGCGAAGTGGTCGATGCCGTCGAAGCCGAACGCTTCTGGGCGGGCCTGCGCGAACAGACCGACCCGTTCTTCGCAGCGATCGCGCCGAAGTCCGCGCTCTGGCGCCTCGCGCTGCCGACCATCACCGAGCCGCTGCAACTGCCCGGCGCGCAACTGATGGAATGGGGCGGCGCGCAACGCTGGTGGATCACCGACGCCGACGCGCAGACCGTGCGCATCAGCGCGAAACAGGCGGGCGGCCACGCGACGATCTTCCGCACCGGCCTCGGCTACGACCGAGGCGCAGGCGTGTTCACGCCGCTGCCCGCACCGCTGATGAAGATCCATCGCGGCCTGAAAGCTGCTTTCGACCCGGCCCGCATCTTCAACCGCGGCCGGTTGTACTCCGACTTCTGA
- the glcF gene encoding glycolate oxidase subunit GlcF, which yields MQTNLADFMRNTPDGEEADAILRKCVHCGFCTATCPTYQLLGDELDGPRGRIYLIKQMVEGAPVTRSTQLHLDRCLTCRSCESTCPSGVQYGKLIEIGRKLTEEKVPRPFGQRLMRRMLASFVPNSTLFTPAMRLGQHFRPLLPKKLRDKVPQRQRQLEWPTATHPRKMLMLAGCVQPSMMPNVNIATARVLDALGIQTVIAPEAGCCGAIRLHLGYNDEALDDVRQNIDAWWPHVEQGAEAIVMNASGCGATVKEYAHLLRNDPAYAEKAKRIVELTRDISEILPDFEEALTPLTRRRAIHTVAYHPPCTLQHGQQIRGKVEHLLNALGIDVRLPADSHLCCGSAGTYSLTQPALSYALRNQKLEKLKAQEPQIIVSANVGCIAHLQSGTSTPVVHWVELVEHMLAS from the coding sequence ATGCAAACCAATCTCGCCGACTTCATGCGCAACACGCCGGACGGTGAAGAAGCCGACGCCATCCTGCGCAAATGCGTGCATTGCGGCTTTTGCACGGCCACCTGCCCGACCTATCAACTGCTCGGCGACGAGCTCGACGGTCCACGCGGGCGCATCTATCTGATCAAGCAGATGGTGGAAGGCGCGCCCGTCACACGCAGCACGCAGCTGCATCTGGACCGTTGCCTCACGTGCCGCAGCTGCGAATCGACCTGCCCTTCCGGCGTGCAGTACGGCAAGCTGATCGAGATAGGCCGCAAGCTCACCGAAGAGAAAGTGCCGCGCCCGTTCGGCCAGCGCCTGATGCGCCGGATGCTGGCGAGCTTCGTGCCGAACAGCACGCTGTTCACGCCCGCGATGCGGCTTGGCCAGCACTTCCGCCCGCTGCTGCCGAAGAAACTGCGCGACAAGGTACCGCAACGCCAGCGCCAGCTCGAATGGCCGACGGCCACCCATCCCCGCAAGATGCTGATGCTGGCCGGGTGTGTGCAGCCTTCGATGATGCCGAACGTCAACATTGCAACGGCACGCGTGCTGGACGCGCTGGGCATTCAGACCGTGATTGCACCGGAAGCCGGCTGTTGCGGCGCGATCCGCCTGCACCTCGGCTACAACGACGAAGCGCTCGATGACGTGCGGCAAAACATCGACGCGTGGTGGCCACATGTCGAACAGGGCGCTGAAGCGATCGTGATGAACGCCTCGGGCTGCGGCGCGACGGTCAAGGAATACGCGCACCTGCTGCGCAACGACCCTGCCTACGCGGAAAAAGCGAAACGCATTGTCGAACTGACGCGCGACATCAGCGAAATCCTGCCGGACTTCGAAGAAGCGCTGACGCCCCTCACGCGTCGCCGCGCAATTCATACGGTTGCGTATCACCCGCCCTGCACGCTGCAACATGGCCAGCAGATTCGCGGCAAGGTCGAGCATCTGCTGAACGCGCTCGGCATCGATGTCAGGCTGCCCGCCGATAGCCATCTGTGTTGCGGCTCGGCCGGCACCTATTCGCTCACGCAGCCCGCGCTTTCGTACGCATTGCGCAACCAGAAGCTGGAAAAGCTGAAGGCACAGGAGCCACAGATCATCGTGTCTGCGAATGTGGGTTGCATTGCGCATCTGCAAAGCGGCACCTCCACGCCTGTCGTGCATTGGGTCGAACTCGTCGAGCACATGCTCGCGTCCTGA
- a CDS encoding YggS family pyridoxal phosphate-dependent enzyme, which yields MPALAHNLDAVHQRIALAAQVAGRDPRSIALLAVSKTFPAEDVRAAHAAGQRAFGENYVQEALTKIEALSDLRASLGWHFIGPLQSNKTRPVAENFDWVHSVDRLKIAQRLSEQRPDALPPLNVCLQVNISGEASKSGVMPDEAVEVARQIAALPRLRLRGLMAIPEPAGDVEQQRVPHRALRELFEKLLADGLELDTLSMGMSGDLEAAVLEGATIVRIGTAIFGARDYSH from the coding sequence ATGCCCGCTCTCGCTCACAATCTCGACGCAGTGCATCAGCGCATCGCCCTCGCCGCGCAGGTCGCGGGCCGCGATCCGCGTTCCATTGCGTTGCTGGCCGTCTCCAAGACCTTTCCCGCTGAAGACGTTCGCGCCGCGCATGCCGCGGGCCAGCGCGCGTTCGGCGAAAACTACGTGCAGGAAGCGCTGACGAAAATCGAGGCGCTGTCCGATCTGCGCGCATCGCTCGGCTGGCATTTCATCGGGCCGCTGCAATCGAACAAGACGCGTCCCGTCGCCGAAAACTTCGACTGGGTGCATTCCGTCGACCGGCTGAAAATCGCGCAGCGTTTGTCCGAGCAGCGGCCAGATGCACTGCCGCCGCTCAATGTGTGCCTGCAGGTGAACATCAGCGGCGAGGCCTCGAAAAGCGGCGTGATGCCGGACGAAGCCGTCGAAGTCGCGCGCCAGATCGCCGCGCTGCCCAGGCTGCGTCTGCGCGGCCTGATGGCGATTCCCGAACCGGCAGGCGACGTCGAGCAGCAACGCGTGCCGCATCGCGCGTTGCGCGAGCTGTTCGAAAAGCTGCTCGCGGACGGTCTCGAACTCGACACGCTGTCGATGGGCATGTCGGGCGACCTCGAAGCGGCCGTGCTCGAAGGCGCGACCATCGTTCGCATCGGCACGGCTATCTTCGGCGCCCGCGATTACTCTCACTGA
- the proC gene encoding pyrroline-5-carboxylate reductase: MKIAFIGGGNMAAALIGGLIKRGVAPSDIRAIDPNEDARKRSEQQFGIGTSASADASLQSFDAIVLAVKPQIVKDVAAALAPHLSASQIVISIVAGIRGADLGRWLGGHARLVRTMPNTPALIGMGVTGLVAMEGVDAAGRELASQVLGAVGETVWFDDEAKIDAVTAISGSGPAYVFYFIEALQEAARQLGMDEEQGRALAVATFTGAAQLAAQSGEPASVLRERVTSKGGTTAAALAAFDAQGVKDAIVRGALAADARAREMGEEFGKQ, encoded by the coding sequence ATGAAAATTGCCTTCATCGGCGGCGGCAACATGGCCGCTGCACTCATCGGCGGTCTGATCAAGCGCGGCGTTGCGCCGTCGGATATCCGCGCAATCGATCCCAACGAAGACGCGCGCAAGCGTAGCGAGCAGCAATTCGGCATCGGCACGAGCGCTTCGGCGGATGCGTCGCTGCAATCGTTCGATGCGATCGTGCTGGCCGTGAAGCCGCAGATCGTCAAGGACGTCGCAGCAGCGCTCGCGCCGCATCTGTCGGCGTCACAGATCGTCATCAGCATCGTCGCGGGCATTCGCGGCGCGGACCTCGGGCGCTGGCTCGGCGGTCACGCGCGTCTCGTGCGCACCATGCCGAACACGCCTGCGCTGATCGGCATGGGCGTGACAGGACTGGTCGCGATGGAAGGCGTCGACGCAGCGGGACGCGAGCTGGCCTCGCAGGTGCTCGGCGCGGTCGGCGAAACGGTGTGGTTCGACGACGAAGCGAAGATCGACGCCGTCACCGCGATCTCCGGCAGCGGCCCGGCCTACGTGTTCTATTTCATCGAGGCGCTGCAGGAAGCGGCGCGTCAGCTCGGCATGGACGAAGAGCAAGGCCGCGCGCTGGCCGTCGCGACGTTCACGGGCGCAGCGCAACTCGCTGCGCAGTCGGGCGAACCGGCAAGCGTGTTGCGCGAGCGGGTGACGTCGAAGGGCGGCACGACGGCTGCGGCGCTCGCCGCGTTCGACGCGCAAGGCGTGAAGGACGCAATCGTGCGCGGCGCGCTGGCTGCGGACGCGCGCGCGCGTGAAATGGGCGAGGAATTCGGCAAGCAGTGA
- the ubiA gene encoding 4-hydroxybenzoate octaprenyltransferase, with the protein MFARLPLYLRLVRMDKPIGSLLLLWPTLNALWIASDGHPSLSLLVIFALGTILMRSAGCAINDYADRDFDRYVKRTENRPITSGKIKAWEAVALAAGLSLIAFLLILPLNALTKELSVAALFVAGTYPFTKRFFAIPQAYLGIAFGFGIPMAFAAIQNQVPPLAWVMLIANVFWSVAYDTEYAMVDRDDDIKIGIRTSALTFGRFDVLAIMLCYAVTLGIYVGIGVALSFGVLYWIGLAAAAGCAVYHYTLIKDRERMPCFAAFRHNNWLGGALFAGIAAHYAAQAF; encoded by the coding sequence ATGTTCGCCCGACTCCCGCTCTATCTGCGCCTTGTCCGCATGGACAAGCCGATCGGCAGCCTGTTGCTGCTGTGGCCCACTCTCAACGCGTTGTGGATTGCGTCGGATGGTCATCCGTCGCTGTCCTTGCTGGTGATCTTCGCGCTCGGCACGATACTGATGCGCTCGGCCGGCTGCGCGATCAACGACTACGCGGATCGCGACTTCGATCGCTATGTGAAGCGCACCGAAAACCGGCCGATCACGTCAGGCAAGATCAAGGCATGGGAAGCCGTGGCGCTGGCAGCGGGGCTTTCGCTGATCGCGTTCCTGCTGATCCTGCCGCTCAACGCGCTGACGAAGGAGTTGTCCGTGGCCGCGCTGTTCGTCGCGGGCACGTATCCGTTCACGAAGCGCTTCTTCGCGATTCCGCAGGCGTATCTGGGCATCGCGTTCGGCTTCGGCATTCCGATGGCGTTCGCCGCCATCCAGAATCAGGTCCCGCCGCTCGCGTGGGTGATGCTGATTGCGAACGTGTTCTGGTCGGTCGCGTACGACACCGAATACGCGATGGTCGATCGCGACGACGACATCAAGATCGGCATTCGCACGTCCGCATTGACGTTCGGCCGCTTCGACGTACTCGCGATCATGCTCTGCTACGCGGTGACGCTCGGTATCTATGTGGGCATCGGCGTTGCGCTGAGCTTCGGCGTGCTGTACTGGATTGGTCTTGCCGCGGCGGCGGGTTGTGCCGTCTATCACTACACGCTGATCAAGGACCGTGAACGCATGCCGTGTTTCGCAGCGTTTCGCCATAACAACTGGCTCGGCGGCGCGTTGTTCGCCGGCATTGCCGCGCATTACGCGGCACAGGCGTTCTAG
- a CDS encoding Dps family protein → MAKKEAVQHVNIGISDKDRKKIAEGLSRLLADTYTLYLKTHNFHWNVTGPMFNTLHLMFETQYTELALAVDLIAERIRALGVAAPGSYKEFAKLSSIAEADGVPAAEDMIRQLVEGQESVVRTARAIFPVTDAAHDEPTADLLTQRMQTHEKNAWMLRSMLA, encoded by the coding sequence ATGGCCAAGAAAGAAGCCGTACAGCACGTCAATATTGGTATCAGCGACAAGGATCGCAAGAAAATCGCAGAAGGTCTCTCGCGTCTTCTCGCCGACACTTACACGCTTTATCTGAAGACCCACAACTTCCATTGGAACGTGACGGGTCCGATGTTCAACACGCTGCATCTGATGTTCGAAACGCAGTACACGGAACTGGCCTTGGCCGTCGATCTGATCGCCGAGCGTATCCGCGCGCTGGGCGTTGCCGCGCCGGGCAGCTACAAGGAATTCGCGAAGCTATCGTCGATCGCTGAAGCGGACGGCGTGCCCGCCGCGGAAGACATGATCCGCCAGCTGGTGGAAGGCCAGGAATCGGTGGTGCGCACCGCGCGCGCGATCTTCCCGGTGACGGACGCGGCACACGACGAGCCGACGGCCGACTTGCTGACGCAACGCATGCAGACGCACGAAAAGAACGCGTGGATGCTGCGTTCGATGCTGGCGTAA